Proteins from a genomic interval of Chroococcidiopsis thermalis PCC 7203:
- a CDS encoding septal ring lytic transglycosylase RlpA family protein, whose amino-acid sequence MKKQILLTTVALLTTAVGVPLSCYAESLNADSSRDNRQEISSAVQAQPQNVEKVGETQSRGESKAKEATVARIQPHERGDRQAVTLYVRNIPVLTFLGDKQAAKTTKVGQTQSAENAADKTTQVATTGKLPSIEPTSANNAPIWQAAAVAARLNQISADGVDASKITVKWKDTGKSNAQKASERYEIAIDGRKLVAVDADTRLPEQNKKKLSDEALQATNRLRRLLGNAPPLKEVAGMPEPKRSQPQNIAFAPVRAVLNGVASWYGPGFHGNRTANGETYNQNALTAAHKSLPFGTRVRVTHAGTGRSIVVRINDRGPYIGGRIIDLSAAAARVLGIASSGVAPVRVEILGR is encoded by the coding sequence ATGAAAAAGCAAATTTTATTAACAACCGTTGCTCTGCTTACTACTGCCGTAGGCGTACCCCTGTCATGTTATGCAGAATCGCTGAATGCAGATTCTTCCAGAGATAACAGACAGGAGATCTCCTCAGCAGTGCAGGCTCAACCGCAGAATGTTGAGAAAGTAGGCGAAACCCAGTCCAGAGGCGAATCTAAAGCTAAAGAAGCCACGGTCGCCAGAATCCAACCCCACGAAAGGGGCGATCGCCAAGCAGTGACGCTGTACGTGCGTAACATACCCGTACTGACGTTTTTAGGCGACAAACAAGCAGCAAAAACTACCAAAGTCGGACAAACCCAGAGTGCCGAAAATGCTGCTGACAAAACAACCCAAGTAGCAACAACAGGCAAGTTACCCAGCATCGAACCAACTTCAGCGAATAATGCCCCCATTTGGCAGGCAGCAGCAGTAGCAGCTAGACTCAACCAAATAAGTGCAGATGGTGTCGATGCCAGCAAAATTACAGTCAAATGGAAAGACACTGGCAAATCTAATGCTCAAAAAGCATCAGAACGCTATGAGATTGCCATCGACGGCAGAAAACTAGTAGCAGTTGATGCGGATACCAGACTACCAGAGCAGAATAAGAAAAAACTATCAGACGAGGCATTACAAGCCACTAACCGCTTGCGGCGACTCTTAGGGAATGCTCCGCCCCTCAAAGAAGTGGCAGGAATGCCAGAACCCAAGCGATCGCAGCCACAAAATATTGCTTTCGCACCAGTGCGTGCCGTCCTGAATGGAGTTGCCTCTTGGTACGGTCCTGGTTTCCACGGCAATCGCACGGCTAACGGCGAAACTTACAACCAAAATGCCCTTACTGCTGCCCACAAAAGCTTACCCTTCGGGACGCGGGTACGAGTCACCCACGCGGGAACGGGTCGCTCAATTGTAGTCCGCATCAACGATCGCGGTCCCTACATTGGCGGTCGCATTATCGACCTCTCCGCCGCCGCCGCCCGCGTCCTCGGCATAGCTAGTTCGGGTGTTGCCCCCGTGCGAGTTGAAATCTTGGGAAGATAG
- a CDS encoding MFS transporter — MSNRKEHLEHLPHAEAVDRTIRLKQHNRLFALLSLAAGLIFLQGYTIAPLIPRLAEVFNVPVQEIGIIVPAYMLAYALMALFYGVLSDRFGRWSVIRISLIIFVICTALTATAQTASQMVIWRLLTGLGASGVIPLTFALIGDLFPFDQRGSKLGLVFAAMEGGMAAGSAGGAILEPFIGWRSLFIGTAVFAAFVLWRLHLYGALFDTAKVEKLPTIRQIFRGYSQILSSFRGKRTYAYVLWNGIYHSGVYTWLGLYLSQRYNMDALSIGLTILGYGIPGLLLSSLIGRAVDRWGRRWLVPAGLIMAALAGIAMIFEIPPIGTTIAVLILSLGYDLTQPLFVGIVTDLGDSNSLGQTMGLKVFVLFTGFGIGSLIFGELLRFGFGVSLAVFGGIQLISGAIAIKLFWQEVPYRLRSKSP, encoded by the coding sequence ATGTCAAACCGCAAAGAACATCTTGAGCATTTACCTCACGCTGAAGCAGTCGATCGCACGATTCGTTTAAAGCAGCATAACCGCCTATTTGCCTTACTCTCGCTGGCGGCGGGTCTAATTTTTCTGCAAGGATATACGATCGCTCCCCTGATTCCGCGTTTGGCGGAAGTCTTTAACGTTCCAGTTCAAGAAATTGGCATTATCGTTCCAGCCTATATGCTGGCTTACGCGCTGATGGCATTGTTCTACGGCGTGCTGTCAGATCGATTTGGCAGATGGTCGGTGATTCGCATCTCGCTCATCATTTTTGTCATCTGCACGGCTTTGACTGCAACAGCTCAAACAGCTTCGCAAATGGTAATTTGGCGACTGCTGACAGGACTGGGAGCTAGTGGAGTAATTCCACTCACGTTTGCCTTAATTGGCGATTTGTTTCCATTCGACCAGCGAGGTAGTAAATTAGGGCTGGTTTTCGCAGCTATGGAAGGGGGAATGGCAGCGGGTTCTGCGGGTGGCGCGATTCTCGAACCGTTTATTGGGTGGCGATCGCTATTTATCGGGACGGCTGTTTTCGCTGCTTTCGTCCTTTGGCGGCTGCATCTTTACGGCGCTTTATTCGATACAGCCAAAGTAGAAAAATTACCGACGATTCGCCAGATATTTAGAGGCTATAGCCAGATCTTAAGTAGTTTTCGCGGTAAACGGACTTATGCCTATGTTTTATGGAACGGCATCTACCACTCTGGCGTGTATACCTGGCTGGGGTTGTACTTGTCGCAACGCTACAACATGGATGCATTGAGCATTGGTCTGACTATTCTCGGCTATGGTATTCCTGGGTTGCTGCTCAGTTCTCTAATTGGTCGAGCCGTGGATCGTTGGGGACGGCGTTGGTTGGTTCCAGCAGGATTAATTATGGCAGCCTTAGCGGGAATTGCAATGATTTTTGAGATTCCCCCGATTGGAACGACGATCGCAGTGCTTATCTTGTCTTTAGGGTACGACCTGACGCAACCTTTATTTGTGGGTATCGTGACTGACTTGGGAGATAGCAATAGTTTAGGTCAAACAATGGGACTGAAAGTATTTGTCTTGTTTACGGGATTTGGTATTGGCAGCTTAATATTCGGAGAATTGTTACGGTTTGGATTTGGAGTATCGCTGGCTGTATTTGGTGGCATTCAGTTGATTAGCGGCGCGATCGCAATTAAGCTATTCTGGCAGGAAGTCCCATATCGGTTGCGATCGAAATCGCCTTAG
- a CDS encoding peptidase domain-containing ABC transporter — MKYQLVNQHSEEDCGAACIATIAKHYGRTFALNRVREAVGTGSRGTTLLGLNRGAETLGFNARQVKANPQILDRLHQAPLPAIIHWKGYHWVVLYGQKGKKYVIADPAVGIRYLSREELVKGWTNGTMLLLAPDDSRFYEQPNDRVSGFGRYLKRVLPYRFILAQAIAINMTIGLLSLATPLMMQLLTDDVLVRGDTQLLTTVAIGVVTMNLFRSAIGLVQSHLIGHFGQRLQLGLILEYGRKLLHLPLSYFEGRRSGEVVSRIADVNSINQLVAQIVLGLPSQFFIALVSLSFMLFYSWGLTIASFAAFVIVTIVNLLFLPALRQKTRNQIVLGTENQGFLVETFRGVQVLKTTQATEQAWQEYQSNYGHLANLGWSTMKLGLYSSTITGILSTFTNIGVLWLGSYLVINQTLSIGQLLAFNGMSGNFLGFLSSAIGLADEFITAQIVIQRLTEVIDATPEDENDFKKPWTDIQGDADIICTNLNFHHAGRVDLLEDFSLKIPGGQVTALIGKSGCGKSTLAKLTTGLYSLQSGNIRYGDYNQQDLSLECLRQQVVLVPQEPHFWSRSIIDNFHFSYPHITFEQIVRACQIAGADEFISNLPDKYQTILGEFGANLSGGQRQRLAIARAIVTDPPILILDESTGALDPVSEAQVLNRLLHHRQGKTTILISHRPKVIGRADWIVLLEAGRLKISGTPEELRYQVGDHLDFLDDFTPATNGLAGKSASYSNGKSPTITQAPGY; from the coding sequence ATGAAATACCAACTTGTCAATCAACACAGTGAAGAAGACTGTGGTGCAGCCTGCATTGCCACCATTGCCAAACACTACGGGCGCACCTTTGCCCTCAACCGCGTGCGAGAAGCAGTTGGTACGGGGTCTCGGGGGACTACCCTACTAGGGTTGAATCGGGGAGCAGAAACTTTAGGATTCAATGCTCGCCAAGTCAAAGCAAATCCTCAAATACTCGATCGCTTGCACCAAGCACCACTACCAGCCATCATCCACTGGAAAGGCTACCACTGGGTTGTTTTGTACGGACAAAAAGGGAAAAAATATGTCATTGCCGACCCCGCCGTTGGTATCCGCTACCTGAGCCGCGAGGAACTAGTCAAAGGTTGGACTAATGGTACGATGCTACTGCTCGCACCAGATGACAGCCGCTTTTACGAACAACCAAACGATAGAGTTAGCGGTTTTGGGCGCTATCTGAAGCGCGTTCTGCCCTATCGGTTCATTCTCGCTCAGGCAATTGCCATCAACATGACCATTGGGCTGCTTTCCCTTGCCACTCCCTTAATGATGCAATTGCTCACCGACGACGTGCTGGTGAGGGGAGATACCCAACTGCTAACTACAGTGGCAATTGGGGTCGTTACGATGAATCTATTTAGAAGTGCGATTGGTTTAGTCCAGTCTCACTTGATCGGTCACTTTGGTCAGCGACTGCAATTAGGCTTGATCTTGGAATATGGGCGAAAACTCCTGCATTTGCCCTTATCGTACTTTGAAGGACGGCGCAGTGGCGAAGTCGTCAGCCGGATTGCCGATGTTAACTCGATCAATCAACTGGTTGCCCAAATTGTTCTCGGTTTACCCAGCCAATTTTTTATTGCCTTGGTTTCCCTCAGCTTTATGCTCTTCTATAGCTGGGGACTTACCATAGCTTCCTTTGCTGCCTTTGTCATCGTCACAATCGTTAACCTGCTTTTTCTCCCTGCCTTGCGCCAGAAAACCCGCAACCAAATTGTCTTAGGCACGGAAAACCAGGGTTTTCTGGTCGAAACTTTTCGCGGTGTTCAGGTACTCAAAACCACCCAAGCCACAGAGCAAGCTTGGCAAGAGTATCAAAGCAATTACGGTCATCTTGCCAACTTGGGCTGGAGTACGATGAAGTTAGGGCTTTACAGTAGCACTATTACTGGTATCCTCTCCACTTTTACCAATATTGGTGTTCTCTGGTTGGGCAGCTACCTAGTAATTAATCAAACATTATCTATCGGTCAGTTGCTGGCATTTAACGGCATGAGCGGTAACTTTCTCGGTTTTTTAAGTTCAGCCATTGGGTTGGCTGATGAGTTTATTACTGCCCAAATTGTCATCCAACGCCTCACAGAAGTCATCGATGCCACTCCAGAAGATGAAAATGACTTCAAAAAACCTTGGACAGACATTCAGGGCGATGCGGATATTATTTGCACTAATCTCAACTTTCACCATGCAGGTAGAGTTGACCTGCTCGAAGATTTTTCCCTCAAGATCCCTGGCGGTCAAGTTACAGCTTTGATTGGTAAATCCGGCTGTGGCAAAAGTACTCTTGCCAAACTGACTACTGGCTTATATTCTCTCCAATCTGGCAACATCCGCTACGGTGATTATAACCAGCAAGACCTCTCTCTCGAATGCCTGCGACAGCAAGTCGTTTTAGTGCCGCAAGAACCCCACTTCTGGAGTCGTTCCATTATTGACAACTTCCACTTTAGTTATCCCCACATCACTTTTGAACAAATTGTGAGGGCTTGCCAGATTGCAGGTGCAGATGAGTTTATTAGTAACCTGCCCGATAAATATCAAACAATTTTAGGAGAATTTGGTGCGAATCTCTCTGGGGGACAACGGCAGAGACTAGCTATAGCCAGAGCCATAGTTACTGACCCACCGATACTAATTTTAGATGAATCTACTGGCGCTCTCGATCCAGTCAGTGAAGCTCAAGTACTAAATCGACTGCTGCACCATCGCCAGGGCAAAACGACGATTTTGATCAGCCACCGTCCCAAAGTGATTGGGCGAGCCGATTGGATTGTGCTGCTAGAAGCAGGACGCTTGAAAATCTCTGGCACTCCAGAGGAACTACGCTATCAAGTCGGCGACCACTTAGATTTTCTCGATGACTTTACTCCAGCAACAAATGGTTTAGCCGGAAAATCTGCCTCGTATTCTAACGGTAAGTCTCCCACTATCACTCAAGCTCCAGGCTACTAA
- a CDS encoding ABC transporter ATP-binding protein gives MAQRSRFSKLLNYLRPHWKQVLIGVVALFVVNAVGVYIPLLIRDIIERLQGEFRFDQVLQFVGLIIVLSSVMWVIRMVSRIALFGAGRQVEFDLKQKLFQHLLKLEPTYFNTNTAGDLINRATSDVENIRRLVGFAVLSIVNTIFAYALTLPFMLQINVELTLAAVAIYPVMLVVVQLFSDRLRNEQAEVQEELSDISELIQEDMSGMALIKIYAQETNERLAFRQNNSRLLGANLKLAKTRNTLFPLVGGFSYVSLLLLLWFGAGKIANNSLSVGDFIALILYVERLVFPTALLGFTITAYQRGEVSIDRVESVLAVKPQIYDKPDAISLAKEEIKGELTARNLSYTYAGSGTPSLQNVSFSIQPGETVAIVGPIGSGKSTLANALPHLLEIDPGQLFLDGQDITQITLKDLRRAIAYVPQDSFLFSTTIKNNIRYGDPLAEQSDVEYCAKQAQIHPEILNFPQQYETIVGERGITLSGGQRQRTALARALLVDAPVLILDDALSSVDNQTATAILDNLSTGTDRKTVIFISHQLSAAATTDRILVMDRGAIVQSGTHEELVQQPGLYQNLWNQHQLQEILQ, from the coding sequence ATGGCTCAACGTTCTCGCTTTTCTAAACTCCTCAATTACCTGCGTCCCCACTGGAAACAAGTTCTCATAGGGGTTGTGGCTTTATTTGTAGTTAACGCCGTCGGAGTATACATTCCACTATTAATTCGCGACATTATCGAGCGCCTTCAGGGAGAATTTAGGTTCGACCAAGTCTTACAGTTTGTCGGATTGATAATTGTTTTGAGTTCTGTCATGTGGGTAATCCGCATGGTATCGCGGATTGCCCTGTTTGGTGCAGGACGACAAGTCGAATTTGACTTGAAACAAAAGCTATTTCAACATCTTTTGAAGCTGGAACCTACCTATTTCAACACAAATACAGCGGGAGATTTGATCAACCGCGCTACAAGTGATGTCGAAAATATTCGGCGATTGGTAGGTTTTGCAGTACTGAGTATTGTCAACACGATCTTTGCTTATGCGTTGACGCTACCTTTCATGTTACAAATTAATGTCGAACTGACTCTTGCTGCTGTAGCAATTTATCCAGTGATGTTGGTGGTGGTACAGTTATTTAGCGATCGCCTCCGTAACGAACAAGCAGAAGTCCAAGAAGAACTATCTGACATTAGCGAATTAATTCAAGAAGATATGAGCGGGATGGCATTAATTAAAATCTACGCTCAAGAAACAAACGAACGCCTAGCTTTTCGGCAAAATAATTCCAGGTTATTAGGGGCAAATTTAAAACTCGCCAAAACTCGTAATACTTTGTTTCCCCTAGTTGGAGGTTTTTCTTACGTTAGTCTGCTCTTATTATTGTGGTTTGGAGCGGGAAAAATTGCAAATAACAGTTTAAGTGTTGGTGATTTTATAGCACTCATACTTTATGTCGAAAGACTCGTTTTTCCCACCGCTTTACTTGGGTTTACCATTACAGCTTATCAAAGAGGAGAAGTCAGTATCGATCGCGTAGAATCTGTTCTGGCAGTCAAACCTCAGATTTACGATAAACCCGACGCGATTTCATTAGCAAAAGAAGAAATAAAAGGAGAGTTAACGGCACGCAATTTGAGCTATACATATGCTGGTTCTGGTACACCATCATTACAAAATGTCAGCTTTTCTATTCAGCCAGGGGAGACAGTCGCAATTGTAGGACCAATTGGTTCGGGAAAATCAACTTTAGCAAATGCTCTACCTCATCTCTTAGAAATTGACCCAGGACAATTATTTTTAGATGGGCAAGATATTACTCAAATTACATTGAAAGATTTACGTCGCGCGATCGCCTACGTACCACAAGATAGTTTTCTCTTCAGTACCACAATTAAAAATAATATTCGATATGGCGATCCGCTCGCAGAACAATCTGATGTAGAATACTGCGCCAAGCAAGCTCAAATTCATCCCGAAATTCTCAATTTTCCGCAGCAATACGAAACAATTGTGGGCGAACGAGGGATTACCCTTTCCGGTGGACAAAGACAGCGTACAGCGCTTGCTAGAGCTTTGCTTGTAGATGCTCCGGTACTAATTTTAGACGATGCCTTATCTAGCGTTGACAATCAGACTGCAACAGCGATTTTAGATAATCTTTCCACAGGAACCGATCGCAAAACTGTGATATTTATCTCTCATCAACTATCAGCTGCGGCTACTACCGATCGGATTTTGGTGATGGATCGGGGTGCGATCGTTCAATCTGGCACGCATGAAGAACTAGTTCAACAACCAGGGTTATATCAAAATTTGTGGAACCAGCACCAATTACAAGAGATTTTGCAGTAA
- a CDS encoding HlyD family efflux transporter periplasmic adaptor subunit, which produces MTSRSNSHFLPLIQENGFLPPLGRWTNVSGLLILAVVWLAVPIASVAKYKVTVKAQAVVRPAGELRLVQAATAGSVMRISVKENQVVKTGDAIATIDDSKLQTKKSQLVSSIGQSRLQLVQINAQISALDSHIEAETDRIDRAVASAQAQLSSRSREYQDKKTIAVADVAEASANIRIAREELQKAQAQLGVTQANFRAAIAGFKAAQAKRNRYESVAKVGALSRDQFEEAQLAVDQQQQAVEAQRAAVQTQEQAIEGLQEAVTAAHAKQQRAQTSLNPSQAEVAIAESRIAQEKASGKGSIATLNKERDALIGQQIEIQKQLERDKSELQQVKFELGQTNITATSDGIISKLNLRNPGQTVISGEEIAQIVPTNAPLVIKAAIAPQEKNKLNEGQDVQMRVSACSYTDYGTLKGRVKAISPDAVVPQGNGASTATSTTTTSQTATALPSFYEVTVEPESLSLVRGDRQCSIQLGMEGRVDIISREETVLQFFLRKARLIADL; this is translated from the coding sequence ATGACTAGCCGCTCCAATTCTCATTTTCTACCTCTAATTCAAGAAAACGGATTTCTCCCGCCACTCGGTCGTTGGACTAATGTAAGTGGATTATTAATTCTTGCTGTTGTCTGGTTAGCCGTTCCAATTGCCTCAGTAGCTAAATATAAGGTCACGGTAAAAGCGCAGGCAGTCGTCCGTCCGGCTGGAGAATTGCGGCTCGTTCAGGCAGCAACCGCAGGTTCGGTGATGCGGATTTCTGTTAAAGAGAATCAAGTTGTTAAAACCGGAGATGCGATCGCCACAATTGATGACTCGAAGCTACAAACTAAAAAGAGTCAACTAGTTAGTAGCATTGGACAGAGCCGCCTACAACTCGTTCAAATCAATGCCCAGATTAGCGCTCTCGATAGCCACATTGAAGCAGAAACTGACCGGATCGATCGCGCTGTTGCCTCAGCCCAAGCGCAACTGAGCAGTCGCAGTCGAGAATATCAAGACAAGAAAACTATTGCTGTTGCTGACGTTGCAGAAGCTTCTGCAAACATTAGAATAGCTCGGGAGGAATTACAAAAAGCTCAGGCACAATTAGGCGTGACTCAGGCGAATTTCAGAGCGGCGATCGCTGGCTTCAAAGCAGCTCAAGCGAAGCGAAACCGATATGAGAGTGTCGCTAAAGTCGGAGCGCTGTCTCGGGATCAGTTTGAGGAAGCACAACTAGCTGTTGACCAACAACAACAGGCAGTTGAGGCGCAAAGAGCGGCAGTCCAGACGCAAGAACAAGCGATCGAGGGGCTACAAGAAGCAGTTACAGCAGCCCATGCTAAACAGCAACGCGCCCAAACTTCCCTGAATCCCAGTCAGGCAGAAGTCGCGATCGCCGAATCGCGTATCGCTCAAGAAAAAGCTTCAGGAAAAGGTAGTATTGCTACATTAAACAAAGAACGCGATGCCCTGATCGGACAACAAATTGAAATTCAAAAACAGCTAGAGCGCGACAAAAGCGAACTCCAACAAGTAAAATTCGAGCTAGGACAGACTAACATTACCGCTACATCTGACGGTATTATTTCCAAGCTGAACTTGCGCAATCCTGGTCAAACTGTAATTTCTGGTGAGGAAATTGCCCAAATTGTGCCAACTAATGCACCCTTGGTCATTAAGGCAGCGATCGCGCCTCAGGAAAAAAATAAGTTGAATGAAGGTCAAGACGTACAAATGCGGGTTTCTGCCTGTTCTTATACAGACTACGGCACTCTCAAGGGTAGGGTGAAGGCAATTTCCCCAGATGCCGTTGTGCCTCAAGGAAATGGTGCTTCTACGGCAACCTCTACAACGACTACCAGTCAAACAGCGACTGCTCTTCCTAGTTTCTACGAAGTCACGGTTGAGCCAGAAAGTCTTTCTTTAGTTCGGGGCGATCGCCAGTGTTCTATCCAGTTAGGAATGGAGGGTAGAGTCGATATTATTTCTAGAGAAGAGACTGTACTCCAATTCTTTCTCAGGAAGGCAAGGCTAATTGCAGATTTGTGA
- a CDS encoding bifunctional pantoate--beta-alanine ligase/(d)CMP kinase, with protein MRLFATVAALRCYLSVLKAEAKRNLAASAEITVGLVPTMGALHAGHLSLMQRARQENDIVAVSIFVNPLQFGPTEDYQQYPRQLESDRQLCEQAGVDIIFAPTAEDLGIGERVKGDKGEGGDKGDKGEGGDKGDKGVITNYQLPITNYQLTQIIPPEEMTSVLCGESRPGHFQGVATIVTKLLNIVQPSRAYFGQKDGQQLAIIRRLVRDLSLPVEIVGCPTVREASGLAMSSRNQYLTPEQRERASYIYRGLQHAQAAFIAGKRDRQTLLTTVEQVLALAKGVAVEYLELVHPDTLRPVNRVEEAGTIAVAARVGTTRLIDNIILRDRQPIVAIDGPAGVGKSTVSRSVARELGLVYLDTGAMYRALTWLVLESGISVTDRCAIAELANRCEIQLAASLDAAQPVRVWINNREVTSAIRSLEVTANVSAIAAIPEVRHVLVKQQQQWGQKGGLVAEGRDIGTQVFPDADLKIFLTASVQERAKRRQQDFLAQGQPQVSLEQLERDIAARDWQDSNREVAPLKKAAGAVEIITDGKSITQVIAEIVSQYDRVFARTDQRG; from the coding sequence GTGCGTCTGTTTGCAACAGTTGCAGCATTACGCTGTTACTTAAGCGTGTTGAAAGCAGAAGCTAAGCGAAATCTAGCCGCTTCAGCTGAGATTACCGTCGGTTTAGTTCCGACGATGGGTGCTTTACACGCCGGACATTTAAGCTTGATGCAACGGGCGCGGCAGGAAAATGACATTGTGGCGGTCAGCATTTTTGTCAACCCGCTGCAATTCGGTCCCACAGAAGATTATCAACAATACCCGCGTCAGCTAGAAAGCGATCGCCAACTCTGCGAGCAAGCAGGCGTTGACATTATCTTTGCTCCCACTGCCGAGGATCTGGGGATTGGGGAGAGAGTAAAGGGAGACAAGGGAGAGGGGGGAGACAAGGGAGACAAGGGAGAGGGGGGAGACAAGGGAGACAAGGGAGTAATTACCAATTACCAACTACCAATTACCAATTACCAACTAACTCAAATCATCCCACCCGAAGAAATGACCTCAGTATTGTGCGGTGAATCACGTCCAGGGCATTTTCAGGGTGTGGCGACGATCGTGACTAAATTGTTAAATATTGTCCAGCCGAGCCGAGCGTATTTTGGTCAGAAAGACGGACAGCAGTTAGCCATTATTCGGCGGTTAGTGCGAGATTTAAGTTTACCAGTCGAGATTGTCGGCTGTCCTACAGTGCGGGAAGCATCGGGGTTGGCAATGAGTTCTCGCAATCAGTATTTAACCCCAGAACAAAGAGAACGAGCATCATATATATATCGCGGTTTGCAGCACGCTCAAGCAGCTTTTATTGCTGGAAAGCGCGATCGCCAAACTTTATTAACAACTGTAGAGCAAGTACTTGCGCTGGCTAAGGGAGTGGCAGTAGAGTATCTGGAGTTAGTACATCCTGATACGTTACGACCAGTGAACAGAGTAGAGGAAGCAGGCACGATCGCGGTTGCCGCACGAGTAGGAACGACGCGGTTAATCGACAATATAATTTTGCGCGATCGCCAGCCGATTGTCGCCATTGATGGTCCGGCAGGAGTCGGCAAATCAACTGTATCGCGGTCGGTAGCGCGGGAGTTGGGGTTAGTCTACCTCGATACGGGAGCTATGTACCGCGCCTTAACGTGGTTGGTTTTAGAGTCGGGAATTTCAGTTACGGATCGGTGTGCGATCGCGGAATTAGCAAATCGGTGCGAAATTCAACTGGCTGCTAGCCTAGATGCAGCGCAACCCGTAAGAGTTTGGATTAACAATCGCGAAGTGACTTCAGCGATTCGCAGTTTGGAAGTAACGGCAAATGTATCTGCGATCGCGGCAATTCCAGAAGTGCGACACGTTTTAGTCAAGCAACAGCAGCAGTGGGGACAAAAAGGCGGCTTGGTGGCGGAAGGACGAGACATCGGCACGCAGGTTTTTCCCGATGCCGACCTGAAAATTTTCTTGACGGCTTCCGTGCAAGAAAGAGCTAAACGGCGGCAGCAAGACTTTTTAGCTCAGGGACAGCCACAGGTGAGCTTGGAACAACTAGAACGGGATATTGCCGCGCGAGATTGGCAGGATAGCAATCGCGAGGTTGCGCCATTAAAAAAAGCTGCTGGGGCAGTTGAGATTATTACTGATGGCAAGAGTATTACTCAAGTCATTGCAGAAATTGTCTCGCAGTACGACCGAGTTTTTGCGAGAACCGATCAACGCGGCTGA
- the purM gene encoding phosphoribosylformylglycinamidine cyclo-ligase: MDYRAAGVNVEAGRAFVEGIRQLVHRTHRPEVIGGLGGFGGYFQLPSGYTEPVLVSGTDGVGTKLKLSHALNRHDTVGIDLVAMCVNDVLTSGAEPLFFLDYLATGKLNSEQLTQVVSGISLGCQKAGCALLGGETAEMPGFYQVGEYDLAGFCVGIVDKSKLLDGSRVQIGDVAIALASQGVHSNGYSLVRKIVEVGGYAWSDRPEEFSGQSLGEVFLTPTRIYVKPVLGAIASGIEIHAMAHITGGGIPENLPRCLDKGQSIRVDANSWTIPPVFQWLAKVGGVSQKEMFNTFNMGIGYVAIVPPQAVEETLRWFDSQDVEAFAIGEVIAGSGTVEGIPKD, encoded by the coding sequence ATGGATTATCGAGCAGCAGGGGTTAATGTTGAAGCTGGTAGAGCATTTGTTGAAGGCATTCGCCAGCTCGTGCATCGCACCCATCGCCCAGAAGTGATTGGGGGATTGGGAGGTTTCGGAGGTTATTTTCAACTCCCTAGCGGTTACACGGAGCCAGTTTTAGTCTCTGGGACAGATGGAGTCGGCACAAAATTGAAACTTTCTCACGCGCTCAACCGTCACGACACGGTAGGAATTGATTTAGTGGCGATGTGCGTGAATGATGTACTGACTTCTGGGGCAGAACCGCTGTTTTTCTTGGATTATTTAGCAACGGGAAAGCTCAACTCGGAGCAACTGACACAGGTAGTTAGCGGCATCAGTTTGGGATGTCAAAAGGCGGGGTGTGCGCTGTTGGGGGGTGAAACCGCTGAAATGCCTGGTTTTTATCAGGTAGGAGAGTACGATCTGGCGGGTTTTTGTGTTGGAATTGTGGACAAGAGCAAGTTACTCGATGGTTCTAGGGTACAAATAGGCGATGTGGCGATCGCGCTTGCCAGTCAAGGTGTCCACAGTAACGGTTACAGCTTGGTGCGGAAAATTGTTGAGGTGGGGGGATATGCTTGGAGCGATCGCCCAGAAGAGTTTTCCGGTCAAAGTTTGGGAGAAGTTTTTTTAACACCAACGCGGATTTATGTCAAGCCCGTATTGGGCGCGATCGCATCTGGGATCGAAATTCATGCAATGGCACATATTACGGGTGGGGGAATACCGGAAAATTTACCCCGTTGCTTGGATAAGGGACAATCGATTCGCGTGGATGCGAACAGTTGGACAATTCCCCCAGTATTTCAGTGGCTGGCGAAAGTTGGTGGAGTCAGTCAGAAGGAGATGTTCAATACTTTTAATATGGGGATTGGCTACGTGGCGATCGTTCCTCCCCAAGCTGTAGAAGAGACGCTGCGGTGGTTTGACTCTCAAGATGTCGAAGCGTTTGCAATTGGAGAGGTTATTGCTGGTAGTGGAACCGTTGAGGGTATACCTAAAGACTGA